Proteins from one Triticum aestivum cultivar Chinese Spring chromosome 7A, IWGSC CS RefSeq v2.1, whole genome shotgun sequence genomic window:
- the LOC123152754 gene encoding B3 domain-containing protein Os06g0107800-like — MALTAARESRGAEGGGGGVELSRGGNGGNGEERIKREHMFDKVVTPSDVGKLNRLVVPKQFAERHILPRLLGGAAKAACSGAVLRFEDGRGGGRAWAFRFSYWGSSQSYVMTKGWSAFVRDRRLAAGDTVSFCRAGARLFIDCRRRGAGIVASAPMTRLLVPAIVPQVVTLMPQQSTSSDERAARGRCVRLFGVDLELAGAEPLPLDLQLALMRR; from the coding sequence ATGGCGTTGACGGCTGCGAGGGAGAGCAGAGGGgcagaggggggaggaggaggagttgagCTGTCGCGCGGCGGCAATGGTGGCAATGGCGAAGAGAGGATCAAGCGGGAGCACATGTTTGACAAGGTGGTGACGCCGAGCGACGTGGGCAAGCTGAACCGGCTGGTGGTGCCCAAGCAGTTCGCGGAGCGGCACATCCTCCCGCGGCTGCTCGGCGGCGCGGCGAAGGCGGCCTGCTCGGGCGCCGTGCTGCGGTTCGAGGACGGCCGCGGCGGGGGCAGGGCGTGGGCGTTCCGCTTCTCCTACTGGGGCAGCAGCCAGAGCTACGTCATGACCAAAGGGTGGAGCGCCTTCGTCCGtgaccgccgcctcgccgccggcgacacCGTCTCTTTCTGCCGCGCGGGCGCACGCCTCTTCATCGACTGCCGGCGGCGTGGCGCCGGAATAGTAGCCTCGGCGCCGATGACACGCCTCCTCGTGCCAGCAATTGTGCCGCAAGTTGTCACGCTCATGCCGCAGCAGTCGACGTCGTCAGACGAGAGGGCGGCGCGTGGCCGCTGCGTCCGGCTGTTCGGCGTGGACCTCGAGCTCGCCGGCGCCGAGCCGCTGCCGCTAGATTTGCAGCTAGCTTTGATGAGAAGATGA